The DNA region GATCGCGGAGTACGCGACCCGGATGCGGACATCCTCCGCGCCCAGCGGCTGCTCCGGGAAATCGACGACCCCGATCCGGCCGCGGACGTCTTCATCAGGGTCCCGCAGACTGCCGATCTTGGTGACCGCGACTGTTCTCATTCGTCTCTCCCTCGGACGCGCGGACGATCCATCGGCATCACTGGCCGCCGGCGATGACGCTGCGGGCGGCGGCGACGGTGGCGGCCAGGCCATAGCCGTGCTTGTCGCGCAGCTCCTCGTCCTCGCCGAATCCGGCGTAGACCTGGGGGATGCCGAGCCGCTCGAAGGCGGACAGATGGATGCCGCGGTCGGCGACCACGTCGGCGATGCGGGAAGCCAGGCCCCCGTAGGCGAGGTGGTCCTCGAGGACGACGAACCGGCCGCCGGTCTCGGCCGCGCACTGCGCGATCAGCTCCTCGTCGATCGGCTTGAGCGTGAACATGTCCACCACGCGGACGGAGCGGCCGTCCTTCGCGAGCTCGTCCGCGGCATCCAGCGCCTGCGCGACCACCGTGCCGTGGGTGAAGATCGTGGCGTCGGTGCCTTCGCGCGCCACGATGCCCTTGCCGATGCGGACCTCATGCTGGCCGGGCTCGTAGAGCACCTTGTCTTTCTTGCCGACGGCCAGACGGATGTAGATCGGGCCCTCCATCGACATCGACTGGCGGATGACCTCGCCCACCATCAGCGGATCGCCCACCGAGGTGACGGTCATGTTGGTCAGCGCGCACATCAGCGCCAGGTCCTCGACCGCGTAATGGGTGGAGCCGCCGTTGCCGACCAGGCCGCCGTGCGTGCCGATGATCTTCACCGGAAGATTCGGATAGCAGACGTCGGAGCGCACCTGCTCCAGCGCACGCATGCTCAGGAACGGCAGCATCCCGGAGACGACCGGGATGTTCCCGTCGTAGGCCAGTCCGGCGGCGATGCCGACGCACACCTGCTCGGCCAGCCCGACGTCCAAGAAGCGCTCCGGGAACTTGTCGCGGAATTCCACCAGGGTCGCGCCGATGTCGGGGGTGAGCACCCACAGGTTCTCGTGCTCGTCGCCGAGTTCGGCGAGGGTCGTTCCGATCACGGAGCGGGCGGAGAGCATCTCTCCGAAAGTGAAGGTGACGGGCATCAGACGGACTCCTTCTGACGGGATGCCTCGAGCGCGGCCATCGCACGCTCCAGATCGGCGGCGCCGAGCGAGCCGGCGTGCCAGGCGAGGTTGTGCTCCATGAAATCGACGCCCTTGCCCTTGACGGTC from Microbacterium sp. zg-B185 includes:
- a CDS encoding transketolase C-terminal domain-containing protein, with amino-acid sequence MPVTFTFGEMLSARSVIGTTLAELGDEHENLWVLTPDIGATLVEFRDKFPERFLDVGLAEQVCVGIAAGLAYDGNIPVVSGMLPFLSMRALEQVRSDVCYPNLPVKIIGTHGGLVGNGGSTHYAVEDLALMCALTNMTVTSVGDPLMVGEVIRQSMSMEGPIYIRLAVGKKDKVLYEPGQHEVRIGKGIVAREGTDATIFTHGTVVAQALDAADELAKDGRSVRVVDMFTLKPIDEELIAQCAAETGGRFVVLEDHLAYGGLASRIADVVADRGIHLSAFERLGIPQVYAGFGEDEELRDKHGYGLAATVAAARSVIAGGQ